The Watersipora subatra chromosome 1, tzWatSuba1.1, whole genome shotgun sequence genome has a window encoding:
- the LOC137397923 gene encoding myosin-9-like, with product MDGVETPAPMLQGPASLHSREPGDPDDSNDDFVVITDSATVNGYDEAVDLFGSLSQADAVAQVKDLIQQRDELRRHFTACTKDLDSVTIALQEQKLLEKRLCDQAKAKIDELSEELALYKAENVRLTKDLSTRAAVPDRVTTEHSPTASLMDSTVVQPQAAVESPTDAIFSGVPIAMDNHIPSNLMRESEAMAQLHGQLVRLQKHNEELEDKMKDVQEKAEAQIKNFEAEKDKAVRQTTTMSTHISRYRSEGAQLKDQLIDANGTIDDLRERLSQEELQHQAVKADYDQLITENDEMTRSILTPLRKKVADLESDLKIAQRSYEDVEMRRRGLEESCAALQSDCHKKIDMIGQVKIEGQREYQKLEAKYKELEEISDSRQSECERKAEMIEHLRKEKNNAEYRFEEVRVDKRKAEDLIAVLRSSIKESANRLSVMANLQTENRGLKQANSDYLRKIDELQQKLEEFNRNVGDEVPDLIRKRDEIKSKLKTEQATSDKLRDEQRELQAKLTKAETQVVRMEKKNEQQNKIITELKQKKANLEGQIIKLNNEIGELNSRNVTDGRGGPENPYAATTRATYEGVYHDRDIKPIVEEPAQIEPGPNEIHPAGLIKCVFEGCTQSGDLEYITNHISRDHTD from the exons ATGGATGGTGTAGAGACACCTGCTCCGATGCTACAGGGACCGGCATCGTTGCACTCACGTGAGCCTGGCGATCCTGATGACTCTAACGATGACTTTGTTGTCATTACTGACAGCGCTACAGTTAATGGCTATGATGAGGCTGTTGACTTATTTGGTAGCCTCTCGCAAGCCGATGCCGTTGCTCAAGTTAAAGACCTGATACAGCAGCGCGATGAGTTGCGAA GACACTTCACAGCCTGTACGAAGGACCTTGACTCTGTCACTATCGCACTCCAAGAACAGAAACTTCTAGAGAAACGGCTTTGTGATCAAGCCAAAGCTAAAATAGATGAGTTGAGTGAGGAGCTAGCACTGTATAAGGCTGAG AATGTGAGACTCACGAAGGATTTGTCTACACGTGCAGCTGTACCAGATAGGGTGACTACTGAACACTCACCCACGGCATCCTTGATGGACAGTACAGTCGTCCAACCCCAAGCTGCTGTAGAGAGTCCTACCGATGCTATTTTCAGCGGGGTTCCTATAGCAATGGATAACCATATTCCCAGCAACTTAATGAGAGAAAGTGAAGCTATGGCGCAG TTACACGGACAGCTTGTGCGGTTGCAAAAACACAATGAAGAGTTAGAAGACAAGATGAAGGATGTTCAAGAGAAAGCAGAAgctcaaataaaaaactttgaggCCGAAAAAGACAAAGCTGTGCGACAAACAACGACCATGAGTACACACATATCTCGCTATCGCTCAGAAGGAGCTCAGCTCAAGGATCAACTGATTGATGCAAACGGAACTATTGATGACCTTAGAGAACGTTTGTCACAAGAAGAACTCCAACATCAGGCGGTG AAAGCTGACTATGACCAGCTGATCACGGAGAATGATGAAATG ACTCGATCTATATTAAC GCCTTTGAGGAAGAAAGTAGCTGACCTTGAGAGTGACCTTAA AATCGCACAGAGAAGTTATGAAGATGTTGAAATGAGGCGACG AGGCCTGGAGGAGAGCTGCGCCGCGCTACAAAG TGACTGTCACAAGAAAATTGACATGATTGGCCAAGTTAAGAT AGAAGGACAACGAGAATATCAGAAATTAGAAGCCAAGTACAA GGAGCTAGAAGAAATTTCAGACTCACGACAAAG CGAGTGTGAGAGGAAGGCTGAGATGATAGAACATCTACGCAA AGAGAAGAACAATGCAGAGTACAGATTCGAAGAAGTTCGAGT AGATAAAAGGAAGGCTGAGGACCTTATAGCTGTGCTGAGATC AAGTATCAAAGAGTCAGCTAACAGGCTCTCAGTAATGGCTAACCTACAGACAGAAAATCGTGGGCTCAAGCAGGCGAACTCGGACTATTTACGAAAAATTGACGAGTTGCAACAGAAGCTCGAGGAGTTCAATCGGAATGTTGGAGATGAGGTGCCAGATCTTATTCGGAAAAGAGATGAAATAAAAAGCAAGCTCAAAACCGAACAAGCTACGTCGGACAAACTGAGAGATGAG CAAAGGGAGTTACAAGCAAAGCTTACTAAGGCTGAGACACAGGTTGTTCGCatggaaaagaaaaatgagCAACAGAATAAGATTATTACAGAGTTGAAACAGAAAAAGGCCAACTTGGAAGGTCAGATCATTAAATTGAACAATGAGATTGGAGAACTCAATTCTCGCAATGTGACTGACGGACGAGGCGGCCCAGAAAATCCCTATGCTGCAACAACTCGTGCCACATATG AGGGTGTCTACCATGATCGCGATATAAAACCCATAGTGGAGGAGCCTGCTCAAATCGAACCG GGACCAAATGAGATTCATCCAGCAGGGCTCATCAAATGCGTGTTCGAGGGCTGCACGCAGAGTGGAGATTTGGAGTATATAACAAATCATATCAGCAGAGACCACACAGATTAG
- the LOC137397188 gene encoding UPF0489 protein C5orf22 homolog: MARSKHNLTMHIVEDHNEVLEPIYRAIGSKRLAFSGNTMLHFDSHPDLLIPSDLMADNIFDRQEVERMTSIENWIMPLVYAGHISTVVWIKKEWATQIADGEYVFMLGKDSASGYMRCSCGEPYFVSELLYCPADQLENAKEIKLIVITYKSVEISLSSIADVLAGLNKESDIILDIDFDYFSTRNPFSEIYSKSQLGCFFTLYKFTEESTPETSTPKRVQQLDYLRKAMKLVVNKKMGGDDYQDDDCRVELIESLVDEEISQRGSADAGLLHEHGCTFDTSGLPHHVSTLPQITGYISDMFRLLSNLKVQPKVITAARSSDDDYCPKDQVDLIEKEVITTLQTLYTDLDVKKHYLDTNS; this comes from the exons ATGGCCAGGAGCAAACACAACTTAACTATGCACATAGTTGAAGACCATAATGAG GTTTTGGAGCCTATATATCGGGCAATTGGTTCAAAAAGACTTGCATTCTCTGGTAATACCATGCTGCATTTTGATTCTCATCCAGACCTTCTCATTCCATCTGATCTAATGGCTGATAATATATTTGACCGCCAAGAAGTGGAAAG GATGACAAGCATAGAGAACTGGATCATGCCTTTAGTCTATGCTGGACATATATCTACTGTTGTCTGGATAAAAAAAGAATGGGCTACACAAATCGCTGACGGTGAATACGTATTCATGCTGGGTAAAGATTCTGCTTCCGGATATATGCG GTGTTCCTGCGGAGAGCCATATTTTGTTAGTGAACTCTTGTATTGTCCTGCTGACCAGCTAGAGAATGCAAAGGAGATCAAACTAATTGTCATCACATACAAATCAGTAGAGATTAGCCTCAGTTCCATTGCCGATGTACTCGCGGGTTTGAATAAAGAAAGTGACATTATATTAGACATAGACTTTGACTATTTTTCTACGAGAAACCCATTCAGTGAGATCTACTCAAAGAGTCAGCTCGGCTGTTTCTTTACCTTGTATAAGTTTACTGAGGAGTCAACGCCTGAGACGTCGACACCTAAGAGGGTGCAACAACTTGATTATCTAAGAAAAGCGATGAAACTTGTGGTGAATAAGAAAATGGGTGGAGACGATTACCAAGATGATGACTGCAG GGTGGAACTGATTGAGTCTTTAGTCGACGAAGAGATAAGTCAGAGAGGGTCAGCGGATGCCGGTCTACTGCATGAGCACGGCTGCACTTTTGACACATCAGGTTTACCTCACCATGTCAGCACCCTTCCTCAAATAACCGGCTATATCTCTGATATGTTCCGACTATTGAGCAATCTGAAGGTTCAACCCAAGGTCATTACAGCAGCAAG ATCATCTGATGATGACTACTGTCCTAAGGATCAAGTAGACCTCATAGAAAAGGAAGTTATAACAACGCtgcagactttatacacagaCCTTGATGTTAAAAAGCACTACCTTGACACTAATAGCTGA